The DNA sequence ACCCGCTCGAGCTCGTCGTTACGTGTGATTTTCTTCACGAGCTCGCCCAGCGTCGCGGCCTCGAAGGGCTCCTCCGCGACCCCCGCGGCCGCACGCGCCGCGGCCCAGTAGCGGACCGTCCCAACCGCCATTTTGCCTACACCGTCCAACTTTTGAGCCGTACCGAAACAATTCCGGCCATATTCACCATATACACTCGGTGCACGGATGGATACGTGGGTTTTCCGCGTACCTCACCGCTCACAGCGTGGCACGCGCTATGGCCGCGCGCTGTCGTCGGTTATTCTCACGTACTGACGGACCTGGGCGACGTGGCCCCCGGGTCCTTCTGTGTTTTTCGGCCGAACGCCGCGTGCACGGCAAGGCGGGTCGTCCACCGGACGAGCCGACGACGAAGGAGGTTCCGTGAGCAACCTGCTCCTGCTCACCAACGCACTCGAACCGTCCTCGGAGGTGCTGCCGGCACTGGGGCTGCTGCTCCACTCGGTCCGCGTCGCCCCTGCGGAGGGGTCGGCCCTCATCGACGCGCCGCCCGCCGACGCCGTCCTCGTCGACGCGCGGCGTGAGCTCGTGCAGGCGAAGGGCCTGTGCCGGCTGCTGCGCACCACCGGCATCGACTGCCCGCTCATCGCCATCGTGACCGAGGGCGGCCTCGCCGCGGTCACCGCCGAGTGGGGTGTCGACGACGTGATCCTCGACACCGCCGGACCGGCCGAGGTCGAGGCCCGGCTGCGCCTGGCGATCGGGAAGCTGTCGCTGGCCGCCAGCCAGGACACGCCCGACGAGATCCGCAGCGGGGACCTCACCATCGACGAGGCCACCTACACCGCGCGGCTCCGCGGGCGGGTGCTCGACCTCACGTTCAAGGAGTTCGAGCTGCTCAAGTACCTGGCGCAGCACCCCGGCAGGGTGTTCACCCGGGCCCAGCTCCTGCAGGAGGTCTGGGGCTACGACTACTTCGGCGGCACCCGCACCGTCGACGTGCACGTGCGGCGGCTCCGGGCCAAGCTCGGCGCCGAGCACGAGTCGCTCATCGGCACGGTGCGCAACGTCGGCTACCGCTTCGTGCCGGACCGCGGCGAGCAGCAGCAGAGCGAGAACACCGGGCCCACCCCGGTGCGCCAGTAGCGGCACCGGAGCGTACGGCGGGCCGGGGGCGTGGCCGCACCCCCGGCGGGGCGGTCGCGTGTCCGCCGCGGCCGTGCCGTACCCCCCGGGGCCTTGAGCGCGGCACGGGGTCCGACCGCCCGGACCGGACACCGGGCGCATATGGTGCGCTTATGAACTCGCGCGTGGAAATTCGGGGACGGCTCGGCGCGGACGAGGTCGCCGCCGTCCTGGCGGTGGTCGATGCGGCGACCGAGGCGGACGGGGTGCGCCCGCTCAACGAGCACGTGATGCTGCACCTCAGGTACGGCGGGGAGGAGCAGGCCAGAAACGCCCTGCTGTACGTCGGGGACCGGCTCGCCGGGTACGCGCACGTGGACCCCACGGACGTGGTGGAGGGGCCCAGCGGGGAGCTGGTGATCCATCCGGAGTTCCGGCGGCGCGGCCTCGGCCGGCGGCTGCTGGACGCGGTGCTCAACGAGACCGGGGGACGGCTGCGGCTGTGGGCGCACGGCGGCCACCCCGGGGCGGAACGGCTCGCCGCCTCCGCGGGCTTTTCGCGGGTGCGCTCGCTGTGGCAGATGCGCCGCAGCCTGTACGCCGCGCTCCCCGACCCGGTGCTCCCCGAGGGCATCCGGATCGCCGCCTTCCGGCCGGGCGTCGACGAGGAGGCGTGGCTCGCGGTGAACCGCCGCGCGTTCGCCGACCACCCCGAGCAGGGCGCCTGGACGCTGGAGGACGTCAAGCGGCGCGAGCAGGAGTCCTGGTTCGATCCGGAGGGGTTCTTCCTCGCCTGGCGCGGGGAGCGGCTCGCCGGCTTCCACTGGACCAAGGTCCACGGAGACGGCGAGCACGCTCACGAGCCGATCGGCGAGGTGTACGTGGTCGGGGTCGACCCGTCCGAGCAGGGCACCGGCCTGGGCCGGGCGCTCGTCCTCACCGGGTTGCGTCACCTGCGGGCCCGTGGCCTCGCCCAGGTGATGCTGTACGTGGACGAGGCCAACACCCCGGCGATCCGGCTGTACGAATCGCTCGGCTTCACCCACTGGGACACGGACGTGATGTACCGGCGGTGACCCCCCCTTCCGACCACCGGCCGGGTCGTCACTCCAGGATGCCGTGGAGGATGAGGTAGGTCACCGCCGCCACCGCGGCGGCCGCGGGGATGGTGAGCACCCACGCGGTCACGATGTTGCCGGCCACGCCCCACCGCACCGCGGACAGGCGCTTCGTGGCCCCCACGCCCATGATCGCGCTGGTGATCGTGTGCGTGGTCGAGATCGGCGCGCCGAAGCCCATCGCCGCGATGTAGAGGATGGCCGAGGCCGCGGTCTCGGCCGCGAAGCCCTGGGGCGGGGTGAGGGCGATGATGCGGCGGCCGAGCGTGCGCATGATGCGCCACCCGCCCGCGTAGGTGCCGAGTGAGATCGCGGCCGCCGCCGCGAGGATCACCCACTGGGGGATCGGGTCGCCCGGGGAGGCGTACCCGCCGACGACGAGCGCGAGGAAGATCACGCCCATCGTCTTCTGGGCGTCCTGCAGGCCGTGGCCGAGCGCCATCGCCGCGGCCGAGAAGGTCTGGGCGTACCGGAACCCGCGGGCGGCCCGGCCGGGGTTGGCACGCCGGAAGATCCACAGGATCGCGATCATCACGGCCCCGGCGAGCACGAACCCCATGAGCGGCGAGACGATCATGGGGATCACGACCTTCTCCACCACGCCGTCCCAGTGCACGACCGACGCCGAGGCCAGCGCCGCGCCGACCAGGCCGCCGATCAGGGCGTGGCTGCTCGACGAGGGCAGGCCGAAGTACCAGGTGATCATGTTCCAGGTGATCGCACCGACCAGTCCTGCGCCCACGATCACCAGGCCGTGGGTGCCGTCGGGTGCGTCGATGATGCCGCTCCCCACGGTCTGCGCCACCTTCGTGCCGAGGTGGGCGCCGAGGAAGTTCATCGCCGCCGCCATGAGGAGGGCGGCGCGGGGGGTGAGGGCTCGAGTGGAGACCGAGGTCGCGATCGCGTTGGCGGCGTCGTGGAAGCCGTTGGTGTAGTCGAACACCAGCGCTACGACGATGACGCCGATGACGAGTGCGAGCTCCACTTAACCGTCCTTGAGCGCGATCGACTCGATCGTGTTCGCCACGTGCTCGAAGGCGTCGGCGGCCCCCTCCAGCTGGTCGATGACCTCCTTCATCTTGAGCACGGTGAGCGCGTCGTACTCGCCGCCGAACAGCTTGGCGAGCAGGCGCCGGTAGATCTGGTCCGCCTGGTTCTCCAGGCGGTTGATCTCGATCCAGTACTCGTTGAGGTTCTTCATCGAGCGCAGCCGGGGCATCGCCTCGGCGGTGAGCTC is a window from the Thermopolyspora flexuosa genome containing:
- a CDS encoding MoaD/ThiS family protein → MAVGTVRYWAAARAAAGVAEEPFEAATLGELVKKITRNDELERVLRRSSFLIDGNPAGTRDPDTIVLPDGATVEVLPPFAGG
- a CDS encoding winged helix-turn-helix transcriptional regulator translates to MSNLLLLTNALEPSSEVLPALGLLLHSVRVAPAEGSALIDAPPADAVLVDARRELVQAKGLCRLLRTTGIDCPLIAIVTEGGLAAVTAEWGVDDVILDTAGPAEVEARLRLAIGKLSLAASQDTPDEIRSGDLTIDEATYTARLRGRVLDLTFKEFELLKYLAQHPGRVFTRAQLLQEVWGYDYFGGTRTVDVHVRRLRAKLGAEHESLIGTVRNVGYRFVPDRGEQQQSENTGPTPVRQ
- the mshD gene encoding mycothiol synthase, with the translated sequence MNSRVEIRGRLGADEVAAVLAVVDAATEADGVRPLNEHVMLHLRYGGEEQARNALLYVGDRLAGYAHVDPTDVVEGPSGELVIHPEFRRRGLGRRLLDAVLNETGGRLRLWAHGGHPGAERLAASAGFSRVRSLWQMRRSLYAALPDPVLPEGIRIAAFRPGVDEEAWLAVNRRAFADHPEQGAWTLEDVKRREQESWFDPEGFFLAWRGERLAGFHWTKVHGDGEHAHEPIGEVYVVGVDPSEQGTGLGRALVLTGLRHLRARGLAQVMLYVDEANTPAIRLYESLGFTHWDTDVMYRR
- a CDS encoding inorganic phosphate transporter, encoding MELALVIGVIVVALVFDYTNGFHDAANAIATSVSTRALTPRAALLMAAAMNFLGAHLGTKVAQTVGSGIIDAPDGTHGLVIVGAGLVGAITWNMITWYFGLPSSSSHALIGGLVGAALASASVVHWDGVVEKVVIPMIVSPLMGFVLAGAVMIAILWIFRRANPGRAARGFRYAQTFSAAAMALGHGLQDAQKTMGVIFLALVVGGYASPGDPIPQWVILAAAAAISLGTYAGGWRIMRTLGRRIIALTPPQGFAAETAASAILYIAAMGFGAPISTTHTITSAIMGVGATKRLSAVRWGVAGNIVTAWVLTIPAAAAVAAVTYLILHGILE